One Etheostoma cragini isolate CJK2018 chromosome 19, CSU_Ecrag_1.0, whole genome shotgun sequence DNA segment encodes these proteins:
- the LOC117934735 gene encoding uncharacterized protein LOC117934735 isoform X3 has product MIPSKLLKTVGLLPLERYVTTYSRDYKPFSECHLQLNQVKPRTEPKAAPAFINPPQTCRETWPVFHQCFYKTTNSIYGSSSCLQPPTCSFFPASLPSFGIHPPSISDASSWIVGSSMLDYRRQDVGVARETGFLLDEVEKGQLHYIFGGKANVLEQQEAKDEPQKKTDVLYEEGVIVLSSRGGPACSEDCIRSLCREAGLQHLLHLPVASSPIITIKDTEIWNTGCLRGFGSATGLNNSTFLQPTTGQCSCSAWEAECPNCCCKMQSFSCSSTLPLADVQPTLYRPPPSRRLPLTQYQSSYTAEV; this is encoded by the exons ATGATTCCCTCAAAACTCCTGAAG ACTGTGGGGCTGTTGCCTTTAGAGAGATATGTCACCACTTATAGTCGAGACTATAAACCCTTCAGTGAGTGCCACCTACAGTTAAACCAGGTGAAGCCCAGAACTGAACCTAAAGCTGCTCCTGCATTTATCAACCCACCTCAG ACTTGTCGTGAAACCTGGCCTGTATTTCATCAATGCTTTTACAAAACAACTAACAGCATCTACGGCTCAAGTAGCTGTTTACAg CCTCCCACTTGTTCCTTCTTCCCTGCCTCCTTACCTTCATTTGGCATTCACCCGCCTTCCATCTCCGATGCGTCTTCTTGGATTGTTGGCTCTTCAATGTTAGATTACAGGAGACAGGATGTGGGAGTTGCAAGGGAGACTGGGTTTTTACTTGATGAGGTGGAGAAAGGTCAGCTGCACTACATTTTTGGTGGAAAAG CGAATGTGTTAGAGCAGCAGGAGGCAAAAGATGAGCCGCAGAAGAAGACTGATGTTCTATACGAGGAAG GTGTGATTGTGTTGTCATCTCGTGGCGGTCCGGCTTGCTCGGAAGATTGCATTAGATCTCTCTGTAGAGAAGCCGGCCTGCAGCACCTTCTCCACCTTCCTGTGGCCTCCAGTCCAATTATCACAATCAAAG ATACTGAAATTTGGAACACAGGCTGCTTGAGGGGCTTTGGATCAGCTACTGGACTGAATAACAGCACCTTCCTTCAGCCTACTACCGGGCAGTGTAGTTG CAGTGCATGGGAAGCCGAGTGCCCTAATTGTTGCTGTAAGATGCAAAGCTTCTCTTGTAGCAGCACACTGCCTCTGGCCGATGTACAGCCAACTCTCTACAGACCACCACCCAGCAGGAGACTACCGCTGACGCAGTACCAATCCAGCTACACTGCTGAGGTATGA
- the LOC117934735 gene encoding uncharacterized protein LOC117934735 isoform X2: MIPSKLLKTVGLLPLERYVTTYSRDYKPFSECHLQLNQVKPRTEPKAAPAFINPPQTCRETWPVFHQCFYKTTNSIYGSSSCLQPPTCSFFPASLPSFGIHPPSISDASSWIVGSSMLDYRRQDVGVARETGFLLDEVEKGQLHYIFGGKANVLEQQEAKDEPQKKTDVLYEEGVIVLSSRGGPACSEDCIRSLCREAGLQHLLHLPVASSPIITIKDTEIWNTGCLRGFGSATGLNNSTFLQPTTGQCSCAWEAECPNCCCKMQSFSCSSTLPLADVQPTLYRPPPSRRLPLTQYQSSYTAEWAQPKIQRSDIHQRDPPRQQILYPSF; the protein is encoded by the exons ATGATTCCCTCAAAACTCCTGAAG ACTGTGGGGCTGTTGCCTTTAGAGAGATATGTCACCACTTATAGTCGAGACTATAAACCCTTCAGTGAGTGCCACCTACAGTTAAACCAGGTGAAGCCCAGAACTGAACCTAAAGCTGCTCCTGCATTTATCAACCCACCTCAG ACTTGTCGTGAAACCTGGCCTGTATTTCATCAATGCTTTTACAAAACAACTAACAGCATCTACGGCTCAAGTAGCTGTTTACAg CCTCCCACTTGTTCCTTCTTCCCTGCCTCCTTACCTTCATTTGGCATTCACCCGCCTTCCATCTCCGATGCGTCTTCTTGGATTGTTGGCTCTTCAATGTTAGATTACAGGAGACAGGATGTGGGAGTTGCAAGGGAGACTGGGTTTTTACTTGATGAGGTGGAGAAAGGTCAGCTGCACTACATTTTTGGTGGAAAAG CGAATGTGTTAGAGCAGCAGGAGGCAAAAGATGAGCCGCAGAAGAAGACTGATGTTCTATACGAGGAAG GTGTGATTGTGTTGTCATCTCGTGGCGGTCCGGCTTGCTCGGAAGATTGCATTAGATCTCTCTGTAGAGAAGCCGGCCTGCAGCACCTTCTCCACCTTCCTGTGGCCTCCAGTCCAATTATCACAATCAAAG ATACTGAAATTTGGAACACAGGCTGCTTGAGGGGCTTTGGATCAGCTACTGGACTGAATAACAGCACCTTCCTTCAGCCTACTACCGGGCAGTGTAGTTG TGCATGGGAAGCCGAGTGCCCTAATTGTTGCTGTAAGATGCAAAGCTTCTCTTGTAGCAGCACACTGCCTCTGGCCGATGTACAGCCAACTCTCTACAGACCACCACCCAGCAGGAGACTACCGCTGACGCAGTACCAATCCAGCTACACTGCTGAG TGGGCCCAGCCAAAGATACAGCGGAGTGACATTCACCAGCGTGATCCTCCTCGTCAACAGATACTCTATCCTTCATTCTGA
- the LOC117934735 gene encoding uncharacterized protein LOC117934735 isoform X1 has protein sequence MIPSKLLKTVGLLPLERYVTTYSRDYKPFSECHLQLNQVKPRTEPKAAPAFINPPQTCRETWPVFHQCFYKTTNSIYGSSSCLQPPTCSFFPASLPSFGIHPPSISDASSWIVGSSMLDYRRQDVGVARETGFLLDEVEKGQLHYIFGGKANVLEQQEAKDEPQKKTDVLYEEGVIVLSSRGGPACSEDCIRSLCREAGLQHLLHLPVASSPIITIKDTEIWNTGCLRGFGSATGLNNSTFLQPTTGQCSCSAWEAECPNCCCKMQSFSCSSTLPLADVQPTLYRPPPSRRLPLTQYQSSYTAEWAQPKIQRSDIHQRDPPRQQILYPSF, from the exons ATGATTCCCTCAAAACTCCTGAAG ACTGTGGGGCTGTTGCCTTTAGAGAGATATGTCACCACTTATAGTCGAGACTATAAACCCTTCAGTGAGTGCCACCTACAGTTAAACCAGGTGAAGCCCAGAACTGAACCTAAAGCTGCTCCTGCATTTATCAACCCACCTCAG ACTTGTCGTGAAACCTGGCCTGTATTTCATCAATGCTTTTACAAAACAACTAACAGCATCTACGGCTCAAGTAGCTGTTTACAg CCTCCCACTTGTTCCTTCTTCCCTGCCTCCTTACCTTCATTTGGCATTCACCCGCCTTCCATCTCCGATGCGTCTTCTTGGATTGTTGGCTCTTCAATGTTAGATTACAGGAGACAGGATGTGGGAGTTGCAAGGGAGACTGGGTTTTTACTTGATGAGGTGGAGAAAGGTCAGCTGCACTACATTTTTGGTGGAAAAG CGAATGTGTTAGAGCAGCAGGAGGCAAAAGATGAGCCGCAGAAGAAGACTGATGTTCTATACGAGGAAG GTGTGATTGTGTTGTCATCTCGTGGCGGTCCGGCTTGCTCGGAAGATTGCATTAGATCTCTCTGTAGAGAAGCCGGCCTGCAGCACCTTCTCCACCTTCCTGTGGCCTCCAGTCCAATTATCACAATCAAAG ATACTGAAATTTGGAACACAGGCTGCTTGAGGGGCTTTGGATCAGCTACTGGACTGAATAACAGCACCTTCCTTCAGCCTACTACCGGGCAGTGTAGTTG CAGTGCATGGGAAGCCGAGTGCCCTAATTGTTGCTGTAAGATGCAAAGCTTCTCTTGTAGCAGCACACTGCCTCTGGCCGATGTACAGCCAACTCTCTACAGACCACCACCCAGCAGGAGACTACCGCTGACGCAGTACCAATCCAGCTACACTGCTGAG TGGGCCCAGCCAAAGATACAGCGGAGTGACATTCACCAGCGTGATCCTCCTCGTCAACAGATACTCTATCCTTCATTCTGA